A segment of the Chlamydiota bacterium genome:
TATGTCAAAAGAATTAGATTGGTTTGGTTACCCCACAAGCGATATCTCTCAAGAGTTGATTGATAGTGCAAAAAAAAGCTATCCTATACATCCTCTAAATATTTGTTCCGTGAACATCGTTGAATTTAATACACGAGTATTCCCTTTTTCTAATGCACATATACGAAAAGCATTGACACTTGCCTTAAACAGAAAAAAAATCACCCAATCTCGCTCTATTAATGAAAAGATTGCAACCAGTTTTCTTCCCCCGCAAACGCAATTACAAAAAAAACCTTATTTCAAAGATTGCGATAGCAAACAAGCTCTTTGGCACCTAGAACAAGGCTTAAAGGAACTCAATTTGAAAAAATCAGATCTTGATCATATAACTCTTGGTTTTGGTAGCTCGGAAAACAACAATAGAACTGCACAAATATTACAACAACAATGGCAAAAAACACTTGGCATACACATTGATTTACACCCTTTTGAATGGAAAGTGTTTTTTGATTTGCTTGGAACAGAAAATGTTCCTTTTGGAATGTATACTTGGTCCTCTGAACTTAATGATCCCATTTGTAATTTAAACTTATTTCAGTACGAAGATAATTATTTAAACTCCTCAGGTTGGTCAGATCCTGGATATGCTGCTCTCTTAGAGATGTCTGATAGTTGCAAACATATTAAAAAAAGAAAACAAATGCTTCATCTCGCTGAAAAAATATTAATGGATGCGATGCCTATATGTCCTCTTTACTATAAAAAAGAAATCTATTTCAAAAAGGATAATTTACATGGGATTGAAATTTCAAAAATGGGTGATGTAAACTTTAAATACGCATATTTTAAATAACATGATATTTCAAACAAAATCTCTACTTTCTAATTTAAACATCTTTTCTTTAAAAGAAAATGCTGCCTCGATTAAGGCTCTCCTTCTATCCATACTTCCTAAAACTTTTCTACAAGAACTAAAAAATCTTGAATCTGAAAAAGCTATTGAACTGTTTCAAAAATCCATCCCCTTTTTTTATTATACACAACCTAAAACAACCCCCTCTAGTATCACCGTTGTGGTGATTGCAAAAAAACGGGAGCGTTTCAATAACACTTCTTTACTCACTTACTATTTGAGAAACTTTTTAATTATTGGTAAAAAACTCCCTTTCTTAGCTCAAAGAAACCTGGAATTTTCTTTGAGCGAAAATGGTCCCTCTTTTATTTTGCAAGAGCTCACTTTCAGAGTAGAATTTAAAAAAGAACTCCATCAAGTTTTAAAAAGAATGCCTCTTGCTATTGCTCATCTGAAAACAGCTGCACAAAAAAACTTGACCTCTTCTTATCTTTTAGAAGGCCCTTTATTTGATAGAAATGCGCGCCTGCTCACTATTTTTGAATATCTCTATTACTTGCAAAACAAAAAACTTTTTTCAACGGATAATCTTAGCCTTCATTTTAATCGATTTCTATTACATCTTCCTCTTGAGTATTTATCAGTAAGAAAATCTAGACATATCTGTCATATTTTTTCATCCCATTTGTTTTTTACAAAGAAAATCAAACGTGATCTTTATACAATGCCTTATTTGCATCACATCAAAACAAAAATACTCCCTCACACGCTGCAATTTTCCGTTGGAATCAGACATGTTTTGGGAATTGTTGTGACCCTCAATTTGAAAAATGAAAAAGAGCTCTTTAATGATTCCAATCTACTCAAAGCTATCGAAACGCTTTTACCCAATATTAGAAAAGTGAAAGATTCTTTCATCTCATATCAAGATGAGTCTATTTTAAATGTCTATATTGAAATTGAAAAATACAGCGGGAAACAATTCACACGTGATGAAATTAAGCATTTAAACACTCATCTTTCATATGAACTCAATGATCACATCGAAGAGTTATTGCAAGCTGTATTTAAACCACGTAATGAAGAAGAAATTTACCACCATGTAATCAAACTCTCTAAACTCTTAAATTCTTCAAAAGATTTGCCAAAAGCCATTCTTTTATTTGATGAGCAACAAAATAATTATTTGCGCTTTGTATGCATCCTCGTACGCCCCATTTTACTAGATGATCCTAGTCTATCATCACAACTCACCGAATTACAAAATTTTGGAATCCACTTTACACAAACGAAAATTACAGGCTCTTTAGATAATGCTTATGTGAAAGAAGCTAGTATTTTTCACATTCATCTGAAAAAACACCCTTTTTTGAGAAAAAATTACTCAATCGATCTACAAAAAGCATACATTCGCATTTTACAAGAGTTACAGAAATATTTAGGACCTATTGATGAATTGTCCAAAAAACAGCAAGAAAAAAAACAAAGACTGTTGCGGGATCTGCAAAAAGAACTTACCAAACTTTCTAAAACCGAAGAGTTCTTGCTTGAAAACTT
Coding sequences within it:
- the oppA_3 gene encoding Oligopeptide-binding protein OppA → MKKYLCFLLLFCLGCQTTSSKSEQTLRLSINQDPISFDPRQGGDDITSMVLGLLFDGLVKEENGEIKNNLASHIEISENGLIYIFKLKNTFWSNGEKVTAYDFEQSWKRIIDPRFETHYSYMLYTIKNARAANANEKPLNDVGIWALDEHTLKVELEHPAPYFLHQLLRPSFAPVYYKLDQTFPNWTHPKEKRYVSNGAFLLDFYEDNDEVILKKNPYYHEVEKVHLNKIHFAIIDSPTTVFDLFMSKELDWFGYPTSDISQELIDSAKKSYPIHPLNICSVNIVEFNTRVFPFSNAHIRKALTLALNRKKITQSRSINEKIATSFLPPQTQLQKKPYFKDCDSKQALWHLEQGLKELNLKKSDLDHITLGFGSSENNNRTAQILQQQWQKTLGIHIDLHPFEWKVFFDLLGTENVPFGMYTWSSELNDPICNLNLFQYEDNYLNSSGWSDPGYAALLEMSDSCKHIKKRKQMLHLAEKILMDAMPICPLYYKKEIYFKKDNLHGIEISKMGDVNFKYAYFK